One window of the Vicia villosa cultivar HV-30 ecotype Madison, WI unplaced genomic scaffold, Vvil1.0 ctg.002727F_1_1, whole genome shotgun sequence genome contains the following:
- the LOC131639659 gene encoding uncharacterized protein LOC131639659 has protein sequence MTCSEEKKVLLGTHMLEEEAEDWWNNTSQRFVEEEVVVTWVVFKEAFLEKYFPEDERGKKEIEFLELKQENSSVAVYASRFEQLVKYCPNYNTTDLRARSDFYRNKNDKKGKGQFRGKPYETPADKGKQKAGYGNKPRGGGNQSSPRCFNCGEVGHRSFECKKEKAKCLKCGKEGHTASNCKQKQVTCYNCGEVGHYSMSCPKPKQAPAGGKVFALAGGDMVIDTPSSDSITTSLVCLSCPLTIYGREFVMDLICLPMKDVDVILGMNWLVYNRVNIDCYHKLVRFPFLDGDGESYVLSTKELKRLLADEAHLFGLFASLTVEDRAAVEDFSVVCEFPEVFPEDFYDVPPKREVEFSIDLVPGTKPVSMPPYRISASELVELKK, from the exons ATGACTTGTTCCGAAGAGAAGAAAGTGCTGCTAGGCACACATATGCTTGAGGAAGAAGCGGAGGATTGGTGGAATAACACTTCACAGAGGTTTGTGGAGGAAGAGGTTGTGGTTACTTGGGTGGTGTTCAAGGAGGCTTTCCTTGAGAAGTACTTCCCAGAGGATGAAAGAGGtaaaaaggaaattgaattccttgagctgaaACAAGAGAATTCATCTGTTGCTGTTTATGCTTCAAGGTTTGAACAACTTGTGAAGTATTGTCCGAATTATAATACAACAG ATTTGAGGGCTCGTTCAGATTTTTATCGGAATAAGAACGATAAGAAAGGTAAGGGTCAGTTCAGGGGTAAGCCTTATGAAACTCCTGCTGACAAAGGGAAGCAGAAAGCGGGTTATGGCAATAAACCAAGAGGGGGAGGAAATCAGTCTTCTCCAAGGTGTTTCAATTGTGGTGAAGTTGGTCATCGCAGTTTCGAATGCAAGAAAGAGAAGGCTAAGTGTCTTAAGTGTGGGAAGGAAGGCCATACGGCTTCGAATTGTAAGCAGAAGCAAGTGACGTGCTATAATTGTGGTGAGGTCGGCCACTATAGTATGAGTTGCCCTAAGCCGAAACAAGCTCCAGCAGGTGGCAAAGTGTTCGCTTTAGCAG GCGGAGATATGGTTATCGACACTCCATCTTCGGATTCGATAACTACTTCATTAGTTTGTTTGAGTTGTCCTTTGACCATTTATGGTAGGGAGTTCGTGATGGATTTGATTTGTCTACCGATGAAAGACGTGGATGTGATTTTGGGGATGAATTGGTTGGTATACAATCGTGTCAACATTGATTGTTATCACAAATTGGTAAGGTTTCCTTTTCTTGATGGAGATGGAGAATCTTATGTCTTATCTACCAAAGAGTTGAAAAGACTTTTGGCGGATGAAGCACATTTGTTTGGATTGTTTGCTTCGTTGACTGTGGAGGATCGAGCTGCAGTCGAGGATTTTTCGGTTGTGTGTGAATTTCcggaagtgtttcctgaagacttttaTGATGTAccgccaaagagagaggtggaattttccatagatctagttcctggtactAAGCCTGTTTCTATGCCCCCTTATAGAATATCGGCGTCAGAGTTGGTCGAATTGAAGAAATAA
- the LOC131639657 gene encoding uncharacterized protein LOC131639657 encodes MTWYKSLPDESITSWRVLGKLFSRHFTASRRHPKSEASLEAIIQEKDQSLRAYIERFNKEAVQVSTTSHMKKFLLERGLRPCSDFAKAVGIETPATLDEFFLNAQAYIHYEEKESAHAVRNSRHEERSKNARQDESRRGTDKKKDNKTRDPKDYKTPAGKFREYTPLNASRERILSECANAEFQTGKFRFPKSMLARPNVDKSKFCRFHKGHEHNNEDCIHLRPRQRQSFLNIFLQRRVARRST; translated from the coding sequence ATGACCTGGTATAAAAGTTTGCCCGACGAGTCCATCACATCATGGAGGGTGCTCGGAAAACTTTTTTCCAGACATTTCACGGCCTCCCGAAGACACCCCAAGTCAGAAGCCTCTTTGGAAGCCATTATCCAAGAAAAGGACCAGTCTCTACGGGCGTACATAGAAAGATTCAATAAGGAAGCCGTACAGGTATCCACAACATCCCATATGAAGAAATTCTTGCTCGAGCGCGGCCTCCGACCATGCTCGGACTTCGCTAAAGCCGTCGGAATTGAAACACCGGCCACTCTTGACGAATTCTTCCTTAATGCCCAAGCCTACATACATTATGAGGAGAAAGAATCCGCCCACGCCGTCCGCAATTCCAGGCACGAAGAGAGAAGTAAAAATGCACGCCAAGATGAGTCTCGCCGGGGAACTGACAAAAAGAAGGATAATAAAACTCGGGACCCTAAGGACTACAAAACCCCTGCGGGGAAATTCCGAGAGTACACCCCGCTGAACGCTTCAAGGGAGCGCATCTTGAGCGAATGCGCAAACGCCGAGTTTCAGACGGGCAAGTTCCGGTTCCCGAAGAGCATGCTCGCCCGGCCAAACGTGGATAAATCAAAATTTTGCCGATTCCACAAAGGCCACGAGCACAACAACGAGGATTGCATCCACCTTCGACCACGCCAAAGGCAGTCCTTCCTCAACATCTTTTTACAAAGAAGAGTTGCCCGGAGGAGCACCTAA